The genomic stretch CGTATTTGTCAGAGCAATTTTCACTAAATTATTCAGCTGAATCTCAAATCATTTTAACGGTAGGAGCCAGTCAGGCGATTGATTTGGCTTTTCGAGCGGTGATAGATCCAGGCGACGAAGTTATCATTGTCGAACCTGGCTTTGTCGCATATGCTCCAGCTGTCACGCTCGCAGGGGGTACGCCTGTTTCCTTAGAGACAAAGGCAGAAGATGAGTTTAAAATCACTCGTGAATCGCTTGAAAAGGTGATAACGAAGCGGACAAAAGCCATTCTTCTTTGTTTTCCAAGCAATCCAACAGGTGCAACGATGTCTGAAGCAGAACTGAAGAGCGTAACAGACATTATTGAAGAACATGATCTACTCGTATTATCGGATGAGATTTATGCGGAATTAACATACGATGAAACGCACTACAGCATTGCACGTGTCAATGGAATGAGAGAGCGTACGATTCTAATTTCTGGTTTCTCAAAAGCATTTGCGATGACTGGGTGGAGACTAGGTTATGTGACCGGTCCTGAAGAGATCATTTCGGCTATGTTGAAGATTCATCAATACACGATGATGTGCGCGCCTACAATTGCACAGCATGGGGCACTTGAAGCGTTGAAAAGTGGGAGAGAAGATCTCGAGCGAATGAAGAAGAGCTACCGCCAGCGAAGGAATTTCCTCGTGAAATCATTTAATAATATCGGTCTTTCTTGTCATATGCCAGGTGGTGCATTCTATGCGTTCCCATCCATACAGGCAACTGGAATGACGTCTGATGAATTCGCTGAAAAGCTTTTAGAAGAAGAGCGGGTTGCCGTTGTTCCAGGGCACGTGTTTGGTGCCGGTGGCGAAGGATATGTTCGCTGTTCATACGCAACATCCATTGATTCTTTGCAGGAAGCGGTTAAGCGAATTGAACGTTTCATGAAACGTCGTCAACAAACATAATTGAGAACGCCGTCCATTACTTTGGACGGCGTTATGTATTAATAGGACGTTGGATCATCTTTACTCATTGTGATACCAGAAGATGATTGTTTTGCCACCAGCTGACGCAGCAATTCATTTTGCTCCTGATCTGATGCGTTCTTTCGCTTCATAAAGCTCATGGTCTTAAAAATAAAGACAATCGTTAAAACAATAATAAATAAAAGAATGGCGACATAAAGAAAACCAAAAAGACCAAATAGCACACCAAAACCTTCCATTCCACTCTCAGACATACTCTCTCACCTCCATTTTATTTGTATATTTTACCACTTATTCAACTAAATGAAACCCCATTAAAAGGGGAGGCATACCACTCGCCTTTTCTTAACAGACGTGGTGTGATATTATTATCAAGTTGGAGAGTTCGTAATTCCCTCCTCTCGTAAAACAAAACTAGGGACCGTGAAAATGATAGCCCAGATCTCTGAATGGAGTTGGGGTTTTTCATGCGTCTCCCTTACTGAATAATGAAGGGGGCTTTTTTATGTCTTTTATGATTCCAAAGAAGGTTGAAGTACTTGGAGAAGATATTCAGAAAAGCGAATTAAAATATCATCATAAACGGGTAGCCGTTACGAAGGAATTTACATTTGATGCCGCTCATCACCTGCATTGCTATGATGGCAAGTGCAAAAGCATGCATGGGCATACGTATAAATTAGTGATCACGATCAGTGGATATGTTAATGACATTGGTATATCAGTTGATTTTGGTGAGATTAAAACATTATTTAAAGAAGTGATTGATTCGAAGTTAGATCACCGTTATTTGAATGACGTCCTTCCAAACATGAACACAACAGCTGAAAATATGATCGTCTGGATGTGGGAACAGTTGGATCAGGCCCTCACAGAACGCAAGATGAAAGATCTTGGTCAGCGCATCGAGGAACTGGTTCTTTACGAGACACCAACAAGCTACGCAACGCTGAAGCGGGAATGGATGGAAGAAAATGAGTAAATGGGATCTACCAGAACAATCCGAATACATGCAGTGGGAATTACCGATGGTTGAGGTGTTTGAGACAGTAGAAGGAGAGGGAACGCGAGCGGGTTTTCCAACCGTTTTTGTACGCGTCTTTCACTGTAACCTACGCTGTAGCTGGTGTGATACGCCGTATAGCTATGCTCCGGATAAAGCAGAATACACAGGATCTATTGCCTCGATTATTGATCAAATTAAGCAATATAAGAGTCGTCATATTTGTTTTACAGGAGGAGAACCACTGATCCATCGTGAAAAATCGATGGCGCTACTTCAAGCAATGGTGGATTTACCGCATATTGAAGATATACACATTGAAACGAACGGAGCGATTGATCTCACTCCTTATGAAGCCGTTCGAAGAGACGATAAAGCTTGGCAAGAAAAAGTTCGATTTGTGATGGACTATAAGCTTCCTGATTCTGGTGAACAGCATCGGATGCTCCATGAGAACTTTACCCTTCTTGATACGCAGGATGAAATCAAATTCGTGATTGGTTCTGATGAAGATTTTACTGTCGCTAGTGAGGTTGTTGCAGAAAATCATCAAAAAGGTCAGGTCTTGTATAGTCCAGTTTGGGAAACGATGCCGCCACATAAGCTCGTTGATAAAATTCTAGAAGCCGGATTGAGTCAAGTGAAGTTAAGCATGCAGCTTCATAAGATTATTTGGGATCCGAATCGAAGAGGTGTGTAACATGAGTAAGAAAGCAGTGATCGTTTTAAGCGGTGGTTTAGACAGCACAACATGTATGGGAATGGCAAAGGAAAAAGGGTATGAGCTTTACCCGATTACGTTTCACTATGGTCAAAAGCATAACCGCGAAGTTGAGCAGGCCAAAAAAGTAGCGGACTATTACAATGCACCTGATCACCGCATTGTGAACATTAGCTTCCTCAATCAAATCGGGGGCAGTGCTCTTACAGATGATTCAATTGATGTACCGACAGATATGGATGAAGATGAGATCCCCGTAACTTACGTGCCTGCACGTAACATGATCTTTCTTTCCCTTGCATCTGCTTACGCAGAAGTAATTGGTGCAGAAGCGATCTATATCGGCGTATCGGCCGTTGACTACAGTGGTTATCCTGATTGTCGACCTGAGTTCATAGATAGCATGAATGAAACGGTTAATTTAGCTACAAAAGCAGGTGCAACAGGTAGTGAGATGAAGATTGAGACACCGCTAATTAACTTGACGAAAGCTGATACGGTTAGCGAAGGGCTAAGATTGAACGTTCCTTATGAACTTACAACATCATGCTACAATGGTGAAGAAGAAGCGTGCGGCGAGTGCGATAGCTGCCGTTTACGTTTGAAAGGCTTTGAAGAGGCTGGAGCGGTTGATCCAATTCCATATAAAGTTTAATTCATAGTAGAAAAGCTGCCTGTCGGGTGATCCCGACAGGCAGCTTTTTGGAGTTTGGCCAATATACACATCATTTAGCCAAATAGCTTCTTTTCGGAGGCTTGATTCGACAAATAGCGCAGGTGACAGGCACCATTACTCCGGCATTTCACCACTATAAACAGAGGAGGGGCGAATAATTCGGTTATTTTCATTTTGCTCATAGACGTGAGCAATCCAGCCAGCGGTTCTTGCGGCTGTAAACGTAGGCGTAAATAGTTCTGTAGGAAGCTCAATGGCTCTTAAGATAGCTGCGGCATAGTATTCAACATTCGCATAAAGTTTTCGATCAGGTTTGTACTCCTGTAAAAGGCGTACAGCAGTTTCTTCAACTTCGTGTGCTAATTGAAACTCTTCATCATCATAAAAGTCTGAGGTGATTTCGCTTAAAGCGGCAGCACGGGGGTCTCGGGTTTTATAGACGCGATGACCAAAGCCCATAAGCTTCTCGCGATTTTCAAGCTTATGTCGTAATACTTTTTCAACGTCTCCATCTCGCTTAATTTCGTCTAACAAATCAATTACACCAGTGGGTGCCCCGCCATGAAGTGGTCCTTTCATAGCACCAATAGCTCCTGTAATAGCTGATGCTAGGTCACTTTCAGTTGAAGCAATCACGCGTGCTGTAAATGTAGACGCATTTAGACCATGCTCCATTGTTAATATAAAATATGCTGATAATGCTTTCACATGATTGTCCTGAGGTTGCTTACCTGTGAGCATGTATAAATAATTCCCTACATGAGAGAGTGATAAGTCTGGTTCGATAATCGGTAATCCTTTTTGAGTTCGATAGCGATAAGCAATGATTGTTGGAACAATACTCAGTAGTTGGATGCCCTGCTCTTGCGTCGCAGGAAACTGAAACGATTGATTACCGATGGAAGACAACACGGTTCGAACAACACTCATCATTTCCGTGTTGTTTGGCAAACGATTGATAATTTCTTTATGACTCGCCGATAAAACTCTTGCTTCACCAAGTGATGAAGTAAAAGCATTTAGTTGCTTAGCATCAGGAATCACGCCATTCCATAGAAAATAGGCGGCTTCTTCAAATGACTTTTCTTTTGCAATGCGTTTGGCCCATTCTCCTCGATAGACGAGCCATCCATTCTCTCCGTCCACAAGGCTGATCTTGGAATCAGCTGCAACGATTCCTTCTAAACCTGCATGAATCATATGCTCAACTCCATTCTGTTCGTCTTGTTTTTAGTCTATCGTTTCGTTATGATTATGACTAATAAATTATTAACTTATAATTAATAGCGATTCGTAATCAATAGGAGTGCAATAAGATGAACATCAATTGGATTAAAACGTTTGTTGCAGCAGCAAGTTACGAAAATTTTAGAGAGACCGCTGAGAAACTATATCTTGCGCAACCAACTGTAACGGTACATATTCAACAGCTCGAGAAACAGATTGGTAGTAAGTTGTTTATGAAAAGTGGACGTCGGGTTGTTCTTTCTGAAGCAGGAAGGCAGTTTTTACCTCATGCAAAGGAAATGATGGAGCAATATGAGCAAAGCTTACGTCATATGAATGGCTGGCGACAGGGGTATCATCACAAATTAACGCTCGCTGTATCTCCATTGATTGCAGCAACCGTTCTTCCAAGTGTGCTACAGCAATTTATAAAAGCTTATCCATCAATAGAAGTTGTTGTAAAAGTAAGTGAGTCGAATGAGATTGGAGGGATGGTGGCTAGAAATGTTGCAGATTTCGGGCTATCTCGTATGCAATCGGTAGAGACCCATCTAAGGTGCGAGCAAATTGGAGCTGATCCGATTGTGCTTGTTGTTCCCCATGATGGTGGCGATGCTGAAACTAGTCTGCCGCTTTCACTAAATGATTTTTGTACACAGTTAACGCTCCTAACGCACAATCATCCGGATTATTGGAACGATTTATTAGTCGAATTAAGATCGAAGTATGAGGGCATAAGGACGATGGTTGTCTCACAAGTTCATATTACAAAAAGGTTTATTGAAGAAGGATTGGGGTATTCTTTTCTACCACGTTCCTCTGTTCAGCGAGAGCTATTTGAAGGAAGGATGCTACAAGTAGATACGAGAGAAATTAGACTACCTGAGGTTCATACGTATCTGGTATATCATCATTTATCGAACGAAGCTGTGAAATTTAAAGAATTTATCGAACGAAATCTCCAATAAAAAACCCAATCAGCGTCCTGATCGGGTTTACCACTTATTTTCCGAGTGTGAAATAAGTGGTGTGGGATAGGTGCGTGATTTTAGATCCTACAGGCTAGCTTACACGCTTTTCTAGTATGTGTTAAATGAAAGAGAGTATGCACAATTAATAAGAAGTAAGCCCCCATATTTTCCAGTCCTTGTCTACTTTTGTAGCAAAAAGATGCATTCGTACAGGAAGTTGTGCAGAGTTTTTGGTGACAAGGACGTCGATTATATACGTGTGATCTGCCACTTTTTTCTTACAAGTTTTTAGTGCTGGTTTGTAATAGTGAGACGTTTTCTTTAAAGGAGAAATGCTTACAATTTGCCACGTTTTCGTGTCCTGGTTTGTAGCCATAAGTCCTGATAGGAGTGAGTTCGCTTTAGAAGGAAGTCCTTGCTTGGAATTCACTTCACTTAAATTGGGGGTTGGACACTTTCCTTGAAGAAGCTGTACTGGACTAGCTGCGTTTGAAGACATTGGTAAGAGAAAGAAAATAACAAGTGTTGCGCTAATGTATCGTTTCAAGATGCATTCCACCTTTCTCTGCTTACAGTGTCCAGAATGAATAAATGTATGCAGCGTTATCGAATGTATGTTCGGTTTGTGCTATACTTAATGTAAAGGGAGGGAGCAAATTGAAACCTTCAATTGAAACGAAAACAGCTCGATCGATCTTAACCAAAGGAACTGGGTTTCTTCATGGATATAGTCATACACTTAATCCTTACGCTGGATGTGCGTTTGGGTGTTCGTATTGCTACGTTAGAAGAATGCCGATCTCCCTTTTTAGAGAAGAAGATTGGGGAGCCTGGGTAGATATCAAAGAAAATGCAACTGATCTTGTGAAGAAAGAAATCCCGAAAGCACGTAAAAAGGGTCGGGTATCGATATTTATGTCTTCTTCCACCGATCCGTATCAACCAGTGGAACATAAAACGCACTTAACGAGAGGGTTGTTAGAGGCGATGATCGAAGAGAGTCCTGACTTTTTGTTTCTTCAAACCCGGTCTCCACTCGTTACAAGAGATATCGACCTTCTAAAGCAATTCAAGAATAAAATTCTTGTCAGTATGACAGTTGAAACAGATCTTGAGTCAGTTCGCAAAATCTTTGCTCCGTCAGCACCACCGATTCATGCAAGGTTAAAAGCGATTCAACAGTTACGGTCTGAAGGCATACCAGTGCAAGGTGCTGTCGCACCACTACTACCATGCTCAGAGCAATTTCCACTTAAGTTAGCTGAAGTAACGGATCGCATTACACTAGATGACTTTTTTATGGGAGATGGAAGTGGGGGTAAACGAACGGAGCAGCTTGGGATTCGAAAATTATTTGAGGAAAATGGTTTCCTTGATTGGTATGATCGGCAGGCGTATTTGAAAATAAAACGTCGACTGCAAGAGGTTTTCTCTGAAAATGCGATTTATATTTCTCAAGAAGGTTTTTATCCCCCAAAAGGAAGTGAGCGTTAAATTGCTTTGAACATAAATTAACACAAAAAGGTTAGAAGTGATTCTTCTAACCTTTTGTGTGGTGACGCTATTTTAATCTTTATTTTAATTTCTGAGCATTTCCATTTAGAATTTTTAACTGGTCATTTTCATAACCGACTTGATAGGTAACATTATAGAGAGAGGTCGTCGTTTTTTTATCCTCAGTTCGTTCATTTGCTTTAATTGTTGCCGTTACTTTTACTTCGTCATTGGTTTGATTTAAGCTACCGGTCATATTCGAAACTTCAACATTGAGAGTATGGATGTAACCCTTCCGAAAATCTTCATAAACCATCTCGCTTTGCCAGCGGCTTCCAAGCAGGGAGTAGGCTGTTACATAGTCTTGAGTGGAAAGACTTTCATAAAAGTAACCAATGAGGTAAGTAGCATTATTTTTAAAATCTTCTCCTGTTAGTCCTTGAGGTGTAGCTACTTCTTCTTTACTTTCATCATCGACTGTTAGTTTAATCGGTTCATCAGACCAGTCTTTGATTTGGTCGATAACGTTTGGAAGCGGAATGCTAAACCCAATGGCGCCTGAATCTGTACCTGCAGAATTGATCGCAATGGCTTCACCTGTAGTAGCATCGATAAGAGGGCCACCACTGTTTCCTTTTGTAATGGGTGCGGATATTTGATAAATATGTTCATAGCGATAAGGCTCTAAAATAAATTCTCGATCTAAACCGCTAACAATCCCGGTTGTTACAGTGTTTTGTAGCCCAAGAGGACTTCCAAGAGCGATGATGTTATCGCCAACTTCTGCCATGCGTTCCTCAGCAACTGAAAGCGGGGGATTCTTTTTTAGACCAGGTACGCGTATGACCGCTATATCAGTTGTATCTCCCATACCAATAATTTGGGCTTCGAATTGTTTGGCGTCGGACGTTTTAACGGTAATCTTTTGTGCTCCTTCGACTACATGAGCATTCGTAATGACATCACCTTCCGAATTGTAGAGGAAGCCAGAGCCTGAAGATGACCCGTCTTTTAAATTAACCTCAATTTGGACGACGCTTTTTTGTGTTTCATGAATCACGGATTTTAAGTTTGGTTCTTCTACTGTCTTTTCTGATGTATCTGTTTTCTTACCGAGAGAAGAAGTTGCTTTAACGGCCGTACTAGAGTAGGATTCATGTAAAAAATAAAAACCTATGCCTCCGATAACTAGAATGAAGAGAGAACTAGTCAGGGATAGGAGTAAAACTAATTTCTTAGACATCCGTTGTTACATACTCCTTTCAGTTAATCCAAATACCATGTAAAGTGATCAATTTGTACGGTGAACTCATCAAGATTCTCCACCTCATCACCAACATCATAGATCATAAAATCAAATTTCCCTTTATCGTCAGGATAAAGTTTGTCGGGATTAATATACACTTCACCTTGGTCAAATTCGTTTCCATCTCCGTCGATTACCTTATAGGAGGCTCCAATCGAGTTTACTGGAACGGTAGCTTTGCTTGTCACTTGACCAGTTACTTTTAATTCGTCGTAATCGGTTATTTCCGTTTTTAAATCGGTTAGTTCGATAGCACTCGTTCGGTTCATTTCTTCTTCTTTTGCAGCAACAACCATCGCATGTTCAATGCGCTTCTGTTGTTCTTCTTCAAAAGAATTTCGTCTTTTTTCAATGACGGTCTTCAGGTTTGATAATTTTTTATGGTCTTTATTAATCTGTAAACCTTCGTCAACGGCGTTGAGTGCTTCTGTAAAGTGATTTTCTTCTAAAAATTGATTCGCTTCATTAATTGTGAAGTCTATTAGCTGACTGCGAATTTGACTAGCAATTTCCTGCGCCTCATCAACCTGTAACGTTTCTGCTCTCGTCAAAACAGGTTTCAATTCATCAATCGATTTTTTTCCTTTCATATCATACTTTAACTCAGCAACCATGACAGTTGTTCGAGAGGAGGCGATCTCACTTTGTAAATGCGAGGCAACCTCTCCTTTATAAGTAGCTGTTAAATCCTCAGCTCGTCGAATCAGTTCGAGTGCTTCTGCATGTTGGTCCTGCTGTCTTTCTTTTTCCGCCTGATT from Bacillus sp. Cs-700 encodes the following:
- a CDS encoding LysR family transcriptional regulator — encoded protein: MNINWIKTFVAAASYENFRETAEKLYLAQPTVTVHIQQLEKQIGSKLFMKSGRRVVLSEAGRQFLPHAKEMMEQYEQSLRHMNGWRQGYHHKLTLAVSPLIAATVLPSVLQQFIKAYPSIEVVVKVSESNEIGGMVARNVADFGLSRMQSVETHLRCEQIGADPIVLVVPHDGGDAETSLPLSLNDFCTQLTLLTHNHPDYWNDLLVELRSKYEGIRTMVVSQVHITKRFIEEGLGYSFLPRSSVQRELFEGRMLQVDTREIRLPEVHTYLVYHHLSNEAVKFKEFIERNLQ
- a CDS encoding radical SAM protein translates to MSKWDLPEQSEYMQWELPMVEVFETVEGEGTRAGFPTVFVRVFHCNLRCSWCDTPYSYAPDKAEYTGSIASIIDQIKQYKSRHICFTGGEPLIHREKSMALLQAMVDLPHIEDIHIETNGAIDLTPYEAVRRDDKAWQEKVRFVMDYKLPDSGEQHRMLHENFTLLDTQDEIKFVIGSDEDFTVASEVVAENHQKGQVLYSPVWETMPPHKLVDKILEAGLSQVKLSMQLHKIIWDPNRRGV
- a CDS encoding citrate synthase/methylcitrate synthase; this encodes MIHAGLEGIVAADSKISLVDGENGWLVYRGEWAKRIAKEKSFEEAAYFLWNGVIPDAKQLNAFTSSLGEARVLSASHKEIINRLPNNTEMMSVVRTVLSSIGNQSFQFPATQEQGIQLLSIVPTIIAYRYRTQKGLPIIEPDLSLSHVGNYLYMLTGKQPQDNHVKALSAYFILTMEHGLNASTFTARVIASTESDLASAITGAIGAMKGPLHGGAPTGVIDLLDEIKRDGDVEKVLRHKLENREKLMGFGHRVYKTRDPRAAALSEITSDFYDDEEFQLAHEVEETAVRLLQEYKPDRKLYANVEYYAAAILRAIELPTELFTPTFTAARTAGWIAHVYEQNENNRIIRPSSVYSGEMPE
- a CDS encoding zinc ribbon domain-containing protein, coding for MYCPHCGKKRGQNEQFCFSCGKELIPQKNSNRSLSIMWRWLPLMIFLILAISLSGYYFYEESVTKSAIRSFERGEELAKKGDFEAAQEQFKEAKKNRSHFPAAEVNSNIVATALNVKDTLNQAEKERQQDQHAEALELIRRAEDLTATYKGEVASHLQSEIASSRTTVMVAELKYDMKGKKSIDELKPVLTRAETLQVDEAQEIASQIRSQLIDFTINEANQFLEENHFTEALNAVDEGLQINKDHKKLSNLKTVIEKRRNSFEEEQQKRIEHAMVVAAKEEEMNRTSAIELTDLKTEITDYDELKVTGQVTSKATVPVNSIGASYKVIDGDGNEFDQGEVYINPDKLYPDDKGKFDFMIYDVGDEVENLDEFTVQIDHFTWYLD
- the queC gene encoding 7-cyano-7-deazaguanine synthase QueC — translated: MSKKAVIVLSGGLDSTTCMGMAKEKGYELYPITFHYGQKHNREVEQAKKVADYYNAPDHRIVNISFLNQIGGSALTDDSIDVPTDMDEDEIPVTYVPARNMIFLSLASAYAEVIGAEAIYIGVSAVDYSGYPDCRPEFIDSMNETVNLATKAGATGSEMKIETPLINLTKADTVSEGLRLNVPYELTTSCYNGEEEACGECDSCRLRLKGFEEAGAVDPIPYKV
- a CDS encoding trypsin-like peptidase domain-containing protein, yielding MSKKLVLLLSLTSSLFILVIGGIGFYFLHESYSSTAVKATSSLGKKTDTSEKTVEEPNLKSVIHETQKSVVQIEVNLKDGSSSGSGFLYNSEGDVITNAHVVEGAQKITVKTSDAKQFEAQIIGMGDTTDIAVIRVPGLKKNPPLSVAEERMAEVGDNIIALGSPLGLQNTVTTGIVSGLDREFILEPYRYEHIYQISAPITKGNSGGPLIDATTGEAIAINSAGTDSGAIGFSIPLPNVIDQIKDWSDEPIKLTVDDESKEEVATPQGLTGEDFKNNATYLIGYFYESLSTQDYVTAYSLLGSRWQSEMVYEDFRKGYIHTLNVEVSNMTGSLNQTNDEVKVTATIKANERTEDKKTTTSLYNVTYQVGYENDQLKILNGNAQKLK
- a CDS encoding radical SAM protein, producing MKPSIETKTARSILTKGTGFLHGYSHTLNPYAGCAFGCSYCYVRRMPISLFREEDWGAWVDIKENATDLVKKEIPKARKKGRVSIFMSSSTDPYQPVEHKTHLTRGLLEAMIEESPDFLFLQTRSPLVTRDIDLLKQFKNKILVSMTVETDLESVRKIFAPSAPPIHARLKAIQQLRSEGIPVQGAVAPLLPCSEQFPLKLAEVTDRITLDDFFMGDGSGGKRTEQLGIRKLFEENGFLDWYDRQAYLKIKRRLQEVFSENAIYISQEGFYPPKGSER
- the queD gene encoding 6-carboxytetrahydropterin synthase QueD, which codes for MSFMIPKKVEVLGEDIQKSELKYHHKRVAVTKEFTFDAAHHLHCYDGKCKSMHGHTYKLVITISGYVNDIGISVDFGEIKTLFKEVIDSKLDHRYLNDVLPNMNTTAENMIVWMWEQLDQALTERKMKDLGQRIEELVLYETPTSYATLKREWMEENE
- a CDS encoding aminotransferase gives rise to the protein MKHVQQQYVSKTASQLKPSGIRKFFDLASQMDNVISLGVGEPDFVTPWNVCEAGYASLESGYTAYTANAGLLELREEISSYLSEQFSLNYSAESQIILTVGASQAIDLAFRAVIDPGDEVIIVEPGFVAYAPAVTLAGGTPVSLETKAEDEFKITRESLEKVITKRTKAILLCFPSNPTGATMSEAELKSVTDIIEEHDLLVLSDEIYAELTYDETHYSIARVNGMRERTILISGFSKAFAMTGWRLGYVTGPEEIISAMLKIHQYTMMCAPTIAQHGALEALKSGREDLERMKKSYRQRRNFLVKSFNNIGLSCHMPGGAFYAFPSIQATGMTSDEFAEKLLEEERVAVVPGHVFGAGGEGYVRCSYATSIDSLQEAVKRIERFMKRRQQT